One Paenarthrobacter aurescens TC1 DNA window includes the following coding sequences:
- a CDS encoding putative high-affinity nickel-transport protein (identified by match to protein family HMM PF03824): MTALTEFATMYRERETLSLRTRLLFTFGAVAALHLAAVVLLLAGTAGGAQPLALGLVITAYVAGIKHSYDWDHIAAIDNSTRKFVAQHKDPVSVGFAFSLGHSSVVILAGLLVVAGATLIGQFMEDGTTGNKVLGLIGSGVSGLFLLAMGLFNGSAFVRASSVYRQVQRGGDVRPEDLEAKGLIARLLAKPLSKVERPRNIYVIGFLFGLGFDTATTIGLLVITTTASLAGVSPLALMALPLAFTAAMTLCDSANGVAMMKMYKSAIHNPRRKLGFNALITGISAVSALFISVITLGGFANSAFELQDPLTTWLGSIDLGDAGLILVGLFVIVWAVASLRGRGAGSGT, from the coding sequence ATGACTGCGCTGACCGAGTTCGCCACCATGTACCGGGAGCGGGAGACGTTGTCCCTGCGGACCCGGCTGCTGTTCACGTTCGGTGCCGTCGCCGCTTTGCACCTTGCCGCCGTCGTGCTGTTGCTTGCTGGTACCGCGGGTGGCGCGCAGCCGCTTGCACTCGGGCTGGTGATCACCGCGTACGTGGCCGGTATCAAGCACAGTTACGACTGGGACCACATCGCCGCGATCGACAACTCCACCCGCAAATTCGTGGCACAGCACAAAGACCCCGTGAGCGTCGGCTTTGCATTCAGCCTGGGCCACAGCTCCGTGGTGATCCTCGCCGGACTCCTGGTGGTGGCGGGTGCCACCTTGATCGGGCAGTTCATGGAGGACGGCACCACCGGCAACAAGGTGCTGGGCCTGATCGGCAGTGGAGTGTCGGGGTTGTTCCTGCTGGCGATGGGTCTGTTCAACGGCTCCGCGTTTGTGCGCGCGAGCAGTGTGTACCGGCAGGTGCAGCGCGGCGGTGACGTCCGTCCGGAGGACTTGGAAGCAAAGGGCCTTATCGCCCGGCTGCTCGCCAAGCCGCTGTCCAAGGTGGAGCGGCCCCGGAACATCTACGTGATCGGTTTCCTGTTCGGCCTCGGGTTCGATACCGCCACCACCATCGGACTGCTGGTCATCACCACGACGGCGTCACTCGCCGGTGTCTCGCCCCTCGCCTTGATGGCCCTCCCTCTTGCGTTCACCGCCGCCATGACCTTGTGTGATTCCGCCAATGGCGTGGCCATGATGAAGATGTACAAATCAGCCATTCACAACCCCAGGCGCAAGCTTGGCTTCAATGCCCTGATCACTGGCATCTCGGCGGTCTCGGCGTTGTTCATCTCCGTGATCACGCTCGGTGGATTCGCGAATTCTGCGTTTGAGCTTCAGGATCCCCTGACCACGTGGCTCGGCAGCATTGACCTTGGCGACGCCGGCCTGATCCTGGTGGGACTGTTCGTGATCGTCTGGGCCGTCGCCTCCTTGCGGGGCCGGGGCGCCGGAAGCGGGACCTAG
- the ureD gene encoding urease accessory protein UreD (identified by similarity to SP:Q07400; match to protein family HMM PF01774), whose product MGPDSTLALGEGAVRGRLELGVCLRGGRSVASRQFHEGALRVLRPHYLDESGQVGYVMVNPGGAYLGADLFLIDVTVENNAALLLTTQSATKVYRTPGSFAEQRMSVRLGEGSRLELMPDQLIAYREASYRQNSRISLHPTSSLIMAEVITPGWSPDGASFKYQEVRLRNEIWIDDENGAKLLALDNLLIRPPLGDVTGMGFMEGFSHLGSLVVVDPRVNQGLADELDLIARDFDAYTGMSLTATIAGSTGLVLRSLSNSTEELNNLLGACAGVLRERWYGQAPLNLRKY is encoded by the coding sequence GTGGGGCCCGACTCCACGTTGGCTTTGGGTGAAGGGGCGGTTCGGGGGCGGTTGGAGCTTGGGGTCTGTTTGCGTGGGGGGCGGTCCGTTGCTTCGCGGCAGTTTCATGAGGGTGCCTTGCGGGTTTTGCGGCCGCATTACTTGGATGAGTCCGGGCAGGTTGGCTATGTGATGGTCAATCCGGGCGGGGCATATCTCGGGGCGGATTTGTTCCTCATTGATGTGACGGTTGAAAACAATGCCGCGCTGTTGCTGACCACGCAGTCGGCAACTAAGGTTTATCGGACTCCGGGGTCATTTGCTGAGCAGCGAATGAGTGTGCGGCTGGGGGAGGGCTCTCGGTTGGAGCTCATGCCCGACCAGTTGATTGCCTACCGGGAAGCGAGCTACCGGCAGAATTCGCGCATCAGTCTCCACCCGACGTCGAGCCTTATCATGGCCGAAGTCATCACGCCAGGCTGGTCCCCGGACGGGGCGTCCTTCAAGTACCAAGAGGTGCGGCTGCGGAACGAGATCTGGATCGATGACGAAAACGGAGCCAAGTTGCTGGCGCTCGACAACCTCCTGATCCGGCCCCCGCTGGGAGACGTTACCGGGATGGGGTTCATGGAGGGATTCAGCCACCTGGGGTCGTTGGTGGTGGTGGATCCGCGGGTGAATCAGGGGCTTGCCGATGAGCTGGACCTTATAGCCCGTGACTTTGACGCTTATACCGGTATGTCTTTGACCGCGACTATTGCCGGGAGCACGGGGCTTGTGCTGCGATCGTTGTCGAACAGCACTGAGGAGCTCAACAATTTGCTGGGTGCCTGCGCCGGCGTTCTGCGGGAACGTTGGTATGGGCAGGCGCCCTTGAACCTGAGGAAGTACTAA